The Sardina pilchardus chromosome 19, fSarPil1.1, whole genome shotgun sequence genome window below encodes:
- the LOC134065696 gene encoding myelin-associated glycoprotein-like, whose translation MIFFKTLFVFNLLLLAIGKDTFFVSPPHKIHAFTGSCILIPCAFNISDFESKLTTFGSIYAMWIKGGTQFGRGEYPVVFSGTTNTTRLLERIEITGNLHQKNCTTVFYNVNKTHADKYFFRIEMNSFKVTFKEPFNLTVEDTPLNPRVSELSEVSEGTSVTLTCTAAAPCPSQPPTITWSPPTGNTHTHIQDEENGNRSLMSVLTFTASHSQNGRNISCSASYLRHKKSLLQRISIVQTIRVLFSPADAVASVSPSGPAAEGSSVTLTCNSSEANPPVQNYTWFRKDQDTPIGSGQTLTFNLSSSDEGLYYCRAEHPQGGKESAAVTLEIKASGHFPLPLVVGGSVGGPLLCVLIWLALRWQKSHQEIKPGGHRQSCDPDDQGRSIHVRVPQPPADPDEADYENMDDADYEDPDEADYEDPDEADYGDPDEADYEDPDEADYGDPDEADYEDPDQADYEDPDQADYEKIDEADYEDPDEADYENIDEADYENIDEADYEDPDEADYENIDEVDYEDPHGRR comes from the exons ATGATTTTCTTCAAGACCCTCTTCGTCTTTAATCTCCTGCTATTAGCAATAG GGAAAGATACCTTCTTTGTGTCACCACCACACAAGATTCATGCTTTCACAGGATCTTGCATACTGATTCCATGTGCATTTAATATCTCTGATTTTGAGAGTAAACTGACCACATTTGGATCAATTTATGCCATGTGGATTAAAGGGGGGACTCAATTTGGCAGAGGTGAATACCCAGTGGTTTTCAGTGGCACTACTAACACAACCAGGTTGCTTGAGAGAATAGAGATCACTGGAAATCTCCATCAGAAAAATTGCACAACTGTCTTCTACAATGTGAATAAAACTCATGCAGATAAATACTTCTTCAGAATTGAGATGAACAGCTTTAAAGTAacgttcaaagagccatttaaTCTGACTGTTGAAG ATACTCCACTGAATCCACGGGTATCAGAGTTGTCTGAGGTGTCAGAGGGGACAtcagtgactctgacctgcactgctgctgctccctgtccctctcagcCTCCTACCATCACCTGGTCTCCTCCCacggggaacacacacactcacatacaggaTGAGGAGAATGGCAACAGATCCCTCATGTCTGTTTTGACCTTCACTGCTTCCCATAGTCAGAATGGGAGGAATATCTCCTGCTCAGCCTCTTACCTCAGACATAAAAAGAGCCTTCTACAACGAATCAGTATTGTGCAAACAATTAGAGTCCTGT TCTCTCCTGCAGATGCAGTGGCCTCTGTGAGTCCTTCAGGTCCAGCAGCAGAGGGCAGTAGTGTGACTCTGACCTGTAACAGCAGTGAGGCCAACCCGCCAGTACAGAACTACACCTGGTTTAGAAAGGACCAGGACACACCTATAGGATCTGGACAAACCCTCACCTTCAATCTCAGCTCCAGTGATGAAGGACTGTACTACTGCAGGGCAGAACATCCACAGGGGGGAAAGGAGTCTGCTGCAGTAACACTAGAGATTAAAG CGTCAGGGCATTTTCCACTCCCACTGGTTGTAGGAGGAAGTGTGGGAGGGCCTCTGTTATGTGTACTGATATGGCTTGCTTTGAG gTGGCAAAAATCCCATCAGGAAATAAAACCAGGTGGCCATCGCCAG AGCTGTGACCCAGATGATCAAGGCCGTTCCATTCATGTCCGAGTTCCTCAACCTCCAGCTGATCCTGATGAGGCCGACTATGAGAATATGGACGATGCCGACTATGAGGATCCAGACGAGGCCGACTATGAGGATCCTGATGAGGCCGACTATGGGGATCCAGACGAGGCCGACTATGAGGATCCAGACGAGGCCGACTATGGGGATCCAGACGAGGCCGACTATGAGGATCCTGACCAGGCCGACTATGAGGATCCTGACCAGGCAGACTATGAGAAAATAGACGAGGCAGACTATGAGGATCCAGACGAGGCTGACTATGAGAATATAGACGAGGCTGACTATGAGAATATAGATGAGGCAGACTATGAGGATCCAGACGAGGCTGACTATGAGAATATAGACGAGGTCGACTATGAGGATCCACATGGACGGAGATGA
- the LOC134066554 gene encoding sialoadhesin-like yields the protein MPERVEALEGFCVLIPCTFKILYLNNQFDTAGLVSAAWLEDVTEGKATGKTVFNNANNATNGFDRIEISGNLRLKNCTTVFYNVSVKNTKQYHFRAEISSFKATFLKRPFNLFVNAYPLNPRISKLSEVSEGTSVTLTCSAAAPCPSQPPTITWSPPTGNTHTHIQDEENGNRSLTSVLTFTASRSQNGRNISCTASYLRHNKSPLQNSTVQTLRVRFSPADVVASVSPSGPAVEGSSVTLTCNSSEANPPVQNYTWFRKDQNTPIGSGQTLAFNLSSSDEGLYYCRAEHPQGGKKSAAVRLEIKGHFPLPLVVGVCVGGPLLCVLIWLALRLIKSKTPPQDEQCTQDSGVCTVESVLTSASKPSEDLQDQILYGEIDFSKRPLRGSSKRTGQMQGQEQESVYAEVHLSGTDAQARYQEAPDTEDLYAQVKRK from the exons ATGCCAGAGAGAGTGGAAGCACTGGAAGGGTTCTGTGTGCTGATTCCCTGCACATTTAAGATCTTGTACCTTAACAATCAATTTGACACTGCTGGCCTAGTCAGTGCTGCATGGCTGGAAGATGTAACAGAAGGAAAAGCAACAGGCAAAACGGTTTTTAACAACGCTAACAATGCAACAAATGGATTTGACAGAATTGAGATTTCTGGGAATCTTCGCCTGAAAAACTGTACAACAGTTTTTTATAATGTTTCAGTTAAAAATACCAAGCAATACCACTTCCGAGCTGAGATATCTTCTTTCAAAGCAACGTTCTTAAAAAGACCTTTCAATCTTTTTGTCAATG CATATCCACTGAATCCACGGATATCAAAGTTGTCTGAGGTGTCAGAGGGGACATCCGTGACTCTGacctgctctgctgctgctccctgtccctctcagcCTCCTACCATCACCTGGTCTCCTCccactgggaacacacacactcacatacaggaTGAGGAGAATGGCAACAGATCCCTCACGTCTGTTTTGACCTTCACTGCTTCCCGTAGTCAGAATGGGAGAAATATCTCCTGCACAGCTTCTTACCTCAGACACAACAAGAGCCCTCTGCAAAACAGTACTGTGCAAACACTCAGGGTCCGGT TCTCTCCTGCAGATGTGGTGGCCTCTGTGAGTCCTTCAGGTCCAGCAGTAGAGGGCAGTAGTGTGACTCTGACCTGTAACAGCAGTGAGGCCAACCCTCCAGTGCAGAACTACACCTGGTTTAGAAAGGACCAGAACACACCTATAGGATCTGGACAAACCCTTGCCTTCAATCTCAGCTCCAGTGATGAAGGACTGTACTACTGCAGGGCAGAACATCCACAGGGGGGAAAGAAGTCTGCTGCTGTGAGACTAGAGATTAAAG GGCATTTTCCACTCCCGCTGGTTGTAGGAGTATGTGTGGGAGGGCCTCTGTTATGTGTACTGATATGGCTTGCTTTGAG ACTAATAAAATCTAAAACACCTCCACAAGATGAACAGTGTACCCAG GACtctggtgtgtgtacagttgagTCTGTCCTCACCAGCGCTTCCAAACCTTCAGAAGACCTACAGGATCAGATCCTGTACGGGGAGATTGATTTCTCCAAACGCCCCCTCAGGGGCAGCAGTAAGAGGACGGGGCAGatgcaggggcaggagcaggaatCAGTGTATGCTGAAGTTCATCTGTCCGGCACAGACGCCCAGGCCAGGTATCAGGAAGCACCGGACACCGAGGACCTCTATGCCCAAGTGAAACGCAAATAG
- the LOC134066552 gene encoding myelin-associated glycoprotein-like: MIFFKTLLVFDLLLLAIGKNKEWSISLPDNIYAFMGSCVLIPCTFDIPDFESQLNKSGSIYAVWIKGGTYFGKGRNPVVFNGTTNTTRLLERIEITGNLRRKNCTTAFYNVNKTHADNYYFRIEMISRKGTFIDRYFRLIVEDTPGSPQVSELSEVSEGTSVTLTCTAAAPCPSQPIITWSLPTGNISTHIQDEENGIRFLTSVLTFTASRTQNGRNISCTASYLRHKKSTLQRKSTVQRLRVQFSPADVVASVSPSGPAAGGSSVTLTCNSSEANPPVQNYTCFRKDQLTPIHE, translated from the exons ATGATTTTCTTCAAGACCCTCCTTGTCTTTGATCTTCTGCTATTAGCAATAG GGAAAAACAAGGAATGGTCAATCTCACTGCCAGACAATATTTATGCTTTCATGGGATCTTGCGTGCTGATTCCATGTACGTTTGATATCCCGGATTTTGAGAGTCAACTGAACAAATCTGGATCAATTTACGCCGTGTGGATTAAAGGGGGGACTTATTTTGGCAAAGGTAGAAACCCAGTGGTTTTCAATGGCACTACTAACACAACCAGGTTGCTTGAGAGAATAGAGATCACTGGAAATCTCCGTAGGAAAAATTGCACAACTGCCTTCTACAATGTGAATAAAACACATGCAGATAACTACTACTTCAGAATTGAGATGATCAGCAGAAAAGGAACGTTCATAGACAGGTATTTTCGTCTGATTGTAGAAG ATACTCCAGGGAGTCCACAGGTATCAGAGTTATCTGAGGTGTCAGAGGGGACAtcagtgactctgacctgcactgctgctgctccctgtccctctcagcCTATCATCACCTGGTCTCTTCCCACGGGGAACATAAGCACTCACATACAGGATGAGGAGAATGGCATCAGATTCCTCACGTCTGTTTTGACCTTCACTGCTTCCCGTACTCAGAATGGGAGAAATATCTCCTGCACAGCTTCTTACCTCAGACATAAAAAGAGCACTCTGCAAAGAAAGAGTACTGTGCAAAGACTTAGAGTCCAGT tCTCTCCTGCAGATGTGGTGGCCTCTGTGAGTCCTTCAGGTCCAGCAGCAGGGGGCAGTAGTGTGACACTGACCTGTAACAGCAGTGAGGCCAACCCGCCAGTGCAGAACTACACCTGTTTTAGAAAGGACCAGCTCACACCTATTCATGAATAG
- the LOC134066553 gene encoding sialic acid-binding Ig-like lectin 10, with translation MIFFKTLFVFNLLLLAIGGTHFGRGENPVVFNGTTKTTKLLERIEITGNLCQKKCTTVFYNVNKTHADKYFFRIEMNSFKATFKEPFNLTVEDTTVSPRISELSEVSEGTSVTLTCTAAAPCPSQPPTITWSLPTGNISTHIQDEENGNRSLTTLPPPVSPADVVASVSPSGPAAEGSSVTLTCNSEANPPVQNYTWFRKDQDTPIGSGQTLTFNLSSSDEGLYYCRAEHPQGGKDSAAVRLEIKGRCFKIALSDSDSETPLQDEQCVQHKDSGVCTVESVLTSASKPSEDLQDQILYGEIDFSKRPLRGSSKRTGQKQGQEQESVYAEVHLSGTDAQARNQEAPDTEDLYAQVKRK, from the exons ATGATTTTCTTCAAGACCCTCTTCGTCTTTAATCTCCTGCTATTAGCAATAG GGGGGACTCATTTTGGCAGAGGTGAAAACCCAGTGGTTTTCAATGGCACTACTAAGACAACCAAGTTGCTTGAGAGAATAGAGATCACTGGAAATCTCTGTCAGAAAAAATGCACAACTGTCTTCTACAATGTGAATAAAACACATGCAGATAAATACTTCTTCAGAATTGAGATGAACAGCTTTAAAGCAacgttcaaagagccatttaaTCTGACTGTTGAAG ATACGACAGTGAGTCCACGGATATCAGAGTTGTCTGAGGTGTCAGAGGGGACAtcagtgactctgacctgcactgctgctgctccctgtccctctcagcCTCCTACCATCACCTGGTCTCTTCCCACTGGGAACATAAGCACTCACATACAGGATGAGGAGAATGGCAACAGATCCCTCAC AACTCTACCTCCCCCAGTCTCTCCTGCAGATGTGGTGGCCTCTGTGAGTCCTTCAGGTCCAGCAGCAGAGGGCAGTAGTGTGACTCTGACCTGTAACAGTGAGGCCAACCCTCCAGTGCAGAACTACACCTGGTTTAGAAAGGACCAGGACACACCTATAGGATCTGGACAAACCCTCACCTTCAATCTCAGCTCCAGTGATGAAGGACTGTACTACTGCAGGGCAGAACATCCACAGGGGGGAAAGGACTCTGCTGCTGTGAGACTAGAGATTAAAGGTAGATGCTTTAAGATTGCGTTGTCAGACAGT GACTCTGAAACACCTCTACAAGATGAGCAGTGCGTCCAACATAAG GACtctggtgtgtgtacagttgagTCTGTCCTCACCAGCGCTTCCAAACCTTCAGAAGACCTACAGGATCAGATCCTGTACGGGGAGATTGATTTCTCCAAACGCCCCCTCAGGGGCAGCAGTAAGAGGACAGGGCAgaagcaggggcaggagcaggaatCAGTGTATGCTGAAGTTCATCTGTCCGGCACAGACGCCCAGGCCAGGAATCAGGAAGCACCGGACACCGAGGACCTCTATGCCCAAGTGAAACGCAAATAG
- the fen1 gene encoding flap endonuclease 1 gives MGIHGLAKLIADHAAGAIKEQEIKSFFGRKIAIDASMCIYQFLIAVRQDGNVLQNDDGETTSHLVGLFYRTIRMLDNGIKPVYVFDGKPPQMKSGELEKRTERRAEAEKQLAQAQEAGEQENIDKFTKRLVKVTKQHNDECKKLLTLMGVPYVEAPCEAEASCAALVKAGKVFATATEDMDGLTFGTNVLLRHLTASEAKKLPIQEYHFSRILQEMGLSHEQFIDLCILLGCDYCGTIKGVGPKRAIDLIKQHGSIEEILDNIDLKKYPPPEDWLYKEARGLFLKPEVVDSSTVDLKWSEPDEEALIKFMCEEKQFSEDRIRNGCKKIMKSRQGSTQGRLDTFFTVTGSLSSKRKEPQLNGSAKKKQKTGATPGKFKKGK, from the exons ATGGGAATACACGGGCTTGCAAAGTTGATTGCGGACCATGCCGCTGGAGCCATCAAAGAACAAGAAATCAAAAGCTTCTTTG GGCGAAAGATTGCTATTGATGCATCAATGTGCATCTACCAGTTTCTTATCGCGGTCAGACAAGACGGCAATGTTCTACAGAACGATGATGGGGAGACCACAAG CCATCTCGTGGGCCTATTCTATCGGACCATCCGCATGCTGGATAATGGAATTAAACCTGTCTACGTGTTTGATGGCAAACCCCCACAGATGAAATCTGGCGAG CTGGAGAAGAGAacggagaggagggcagaggctGAGAAACAACTTGCCCAGGCCCAGGAGGCTG GTGAGCAGGAGAACATCGACAAGTTCACCAAGCGTCTTGTGAAAGTCACAAAGCAGCACAACGATGAATGCAAGAAGCTGCTCACGCTAATGGGAGTCCCGTATGTTGAG GCTCCCTGTGAGGCGGAGGCCAGCTGCGCTGCTCTGGTGAAGGCTGGAAAAGTGTTTGCCACGGCAACGGAGGATATGGACGGATTGACATTTGGAACCAACGTCTTGCTGAGGCATCTCACAGCCAGCGAAGCAAA GAAACTACCCATTCAGGAATATCATTTCAGTCGCATTCTACAAGAGATGGGGCTTTCACATGAACAG TTCATAGACTTGTGTATCTTACTGGGCTGCGACTACTGTGGGACCATCAAGGGGGTTGGACCTAAGAGGGCAATTGACCTGATCAAACAACATGGCAGTATTGAGGAGATTCTGGATAATATTGACCTCAAG AAATACCCGCCACCCGAAGACTGGCTGTACAAGGAGGCCCGTGGGCTCTTTCTGAAACCGGAAGTGGTGGACTCTTCCACCGTGGACCTCAAGTGGAGCGAGCCAGACGAGGAAGCACTCATCAAGTTCATGTGTGAGGAGAAACAGTTCAG TGAGGACCGCATACGTAACGGCTGCAAGAAGATCATGAAGAGTCGTCAGGGGAGCACTCAGGGACGTCTGGACACTTTCTTCACCGTGACCGGCTCGCTGTCCTCCAAACGCAAG GAGCCACAACTGAATGGCTCGGccaagaagaagcagaagactgGAGCAACGCCTGGTAAATTTAAGAAGGGCAAATAA